Within Candidatus Sulfotelmatobacter sp., the genomic segment ACGTCGTCCGTCGCAGGCCGAACGCGTGGCCACCGCGTGCATACAGGTGGTACTCCACGGAAACGCCGGCCTTTTTCAAGGCGAGATAGTAGACGAGCGAGTTCTCGACGGGGTCCACCGGGTCATCCACAGCCTGCAGCAAGAACGTCGGCGGCGTGTCGCTGGTGACGGGAATCGTCGGGTTCAGCTCGAACTCGCGGGTCGTCTTCTCCAGCATGTGCCCGGGATAGAGCGTCACCGCGAAATCCGGGCGGCAACTCTGCGTGTCCGCCGCATCGACTACCTGATATGCACGCCTGGACCAGTGCGTGCTCACATCCGCCACGAGGTGTCCGCCCGCGGAGAAGCCCAGCACTCCGATCTTGTGCGGGTTCACGCGCCATTCCACGGCATGAGCGCGCACCAACCCTACGGTCCTCTGTGCGTCTTCGAGAGCCATCGGGGCCTTCGGGTCCCGGTGGCACTGGCAGTCTTGGTCCCAATGCGGCCCTGAGTCTGGCACGCGGTACTTGAGCAGCACGGCTGTGATTCCGCGGGAGGCCAGCCACTCGCAGACCTCCGTGCCTTCGAGGTCGATGGCCAGAATCTTGTAACCACCGCCCGGGAAGACGATCACG encodes:
- a CDS encoding alpha/beta hydrolase — its product is MKPMMLAICMMCALGALQSRAAVWQPPPGHRQITIWPGAVPDAAPITKPEFVEQAENLVGGKPWLDVQEVAEPTMTLYSPQGTNTGAAVIVFPGGGYKILAIDLEGTEVCEWLASRGITAVLLKYRVPDSGPHWDQDCQCHRDPKAPMALEDAQRTVGLVRAHAVEWRVNPHKIGVLGFSAGGHLVADVSTHWSRRAYQVVDAADTQSCRPDFAVTLYPGHMLEKTTREFELNPTIPVTSDTPPTFLLQAVDDPVDPVENSLVYYLALKKAGVSVEYHLYARGGHAFGLRRTTSAITRWPELVETWLGTIGVTSVKAR